The segment AAAGTTTGGCAAAAAGAGGTAGCGAGTCAATGAGTAGGGAAGTGGCCTTAAAAGAGAGTTTTGTCATTCAGAAAAAAACAAAATTAGCAGTGTTAGGAATAGGGCTTGTTATGCCCTCTTTCCTAACGTTGCTTGTTTTGGTCATCTATCCAGTCGCACTTGCCATAATGGAGAGCTTTCAAAATGAAGAGGATGCCTTTTCACTTGAGAACTATCAATATATTTTTACAGAGCCATTAATCTTGCAAAGCATTCAACATACTTTAGTAATTACATTTATTTCTTGTTTATTAACTTTAGGATTAAGCTATATATTAGCTATTTATCTTAACTTTAGTAACAGTATTTTTTCTAAAATAATCAACAAGCTGTATTTTATCCCATTGTTTATTCCGGGCGTCATCGCCATATATGGATTTTTAAATTTTTATCGAGATAATGGCTGGGTTGCAAGAATCATTGGTGAAAACAATATGCCCTCCATTATTTATGACATGAAAGGCTTATTAATGATTAATGTGTGGTTTAATATTCCCTTTACAACCATGCTGTTATTATCGGCTTTACAAGCTATTCCTCGGTCTGTCATTGAAAGTGCAAAAGATACGGGGGCATCAAAGCTCAGGCTGTTTATTCATTTCATACTTCCTCTTTCCTATAAGACAATGCTTGTTGCATTAACGTTTCTGTTTATGGGCTTAATTGGCAGCTTCACAGCACCCTTTCTTATCGATCGGAATGCGCCGCAAATGCTAGGTGTATCCATGCAGCAGCATTTTTCCGTATACAATGAGATCGGCCAATCAAGCGCACTTGCTGTTTTTATGTTTGTACTATGCTCTATTGTAGGCTATGTATATATTCAAAATAATATGAAAAAGACAAAGAAGGATATGTTCTAATTTTAAATTAGGGAGATGGTTAGGATGACGGTATTAAACCCTGCAAAATTAAAGCATTTAGAGCGGTATCAATCTAGCTTTATTATTGAGGAAAAAGGCTATTATGCTGTTAATCTTAGGGCATTGGCATCTACCTCTTGGCAGGAGGAAAATAATGAATCATTAATGCTGAGATTGTCTGTGAATCAAGTGCATCATCAAGATATTATATTATTTTATGGAAGCAATACCTTCACATATAAGCGTCTGCTTGGCTTAATGGAGCCTGGAACATACGAAATGGAATGGCTTTGTGAAACACCTCGAAACAGTGAAGCATTTGCTCAGCTTGAAGGCTGTACGCTAGAAAAATTAGCTTTATCTGATCGGGAAGCACTTGCAGTTCAATATGCTCCTAAGCTTTATGGACGTGCAGTGTACAGCCAATTTGATAATTTGTTTACGGACACTCCTTTAGAAATGATTTATTTTTTTGATAAATGGGAAAAAGGCGCGGTAATTGAATATCATATGGTTTTTAGTCATGAAGATGAGGGGACACCTGCGGTTCTGTTAATGTCAAAGTGGGGGCGTTTATTAGATATTGAATATATGGCAAGTATTTTTTTGAATGAACAGAATGAAGTGGAATATGTTGAATATCAAGGGGCAGAGCATCAGGTGAAATCATATCAAGTAGATGATAACCAAATAATTCTTCAAACAGCTACCTGCAATGGGAACTTTACGGATGAAATTACAAGTTCCTACCATTTCTCCTTTATTCCAAGCTACGAATGGAAAATAGAAAACGAGGCTCGAGAAACAGTCATGGTGCGTTTTCCTTATATCAATCATGTCATGAAATGGGAAGCGGAGAGACAGTTGAAGAATTCTCCTTTGCCTTATAATAAAATCGAAAATGTGAATCAGTATATTTATATTCAATCCTCAGTATGGGGCATGGAGCTTGGCAGCCCAAGCGTAGATTTTCTTTGCCGGATTAAAGGTGATAACGAGTGGTACTCAAGTTCTTTACATAATAAAAAGCTAGGCGAATTCTCGGCAGCATATACTGGTCCCTACAATCACTTTGGAACAGCTATTTGTCTGCCAGATGGGAAATCAATGGAAGATATAGTCGAAATAAAGATTGCTCTTATTAATGAAAAGCTGCCTCAAGTCAACGTGAGAAATTTGCAGGTTTTCGCTTACGATGAAAATAACGACATGAGAAAATATATAGAAAAAGCCTTTGACGAAAATTTAAACTGGATAGAATCGGAAATGACTATTTGGCGAAAAGAGATGTAAGGATGGTGTAAAACAACAAGATGAGAGAAAAAGAGGATCATATATTATTTGAAATCAATTCAACATTAACGAATAAAAGTACACAATCACATATCCAACACAGCTTTTTTGTGCCGGAAGATACGGACGAAATTTATGTGGATTTTTCTTTTGACCCACCACATCAAACAGATATAAATGAAAATAACCGATTAAGTGAAGAAGCTGCTACCTATTATGAAGCAAAGCTTTCACAAAATGAATTAATTAGAAACCTGCTCACAATATCCATTGATGATGCTGATGGCTTTAGAGGGGCGCGTCATTATCATTCACCTATCCAACATCATATGCTTAGTGAGTTTAATTCAACTGCAGGATTCCTTAATAAAAGAAATCCTGCCGGGCTATGGTCTGTTACGGTAAGCATTCATGCATTGGTAACAGAGAGCTGTACATATAAGCTTCGTATATATAAAAGGCACCATTTGGGATCCGAAACGGTGATACCGTGGCAAGATAGGCCGTTAAATAAACAAATAATAGATAATGACTCAAGTATTCCAGCATATCCCCCTCTAGAAGGTCCTGTGAGGTGGGTACCATCTGAATTGCATACACATACATTTCATAGTGATGGGAAACAGTCACTGTTGGAAATGGTAGAAGCTGCTAAGGAAATGGGCCTTAAAGCAGTCGTTATGACAGATCATAATACTATCAGCCCTTTTGAGGGAATCGAACAAGCAGAAGATCAAACAGGTCTGAATATTCTGTATGGTTTGGAATGGACGACATTTTACGGACACCTACTAACGATAGGATATGATTCGCCAGCCTACACGGATTGGCGAGTAATTGGACCATTAGATATTGAAAAAGGTATTAAAAGCATTCGGCATCATGGTGCCTTGGTTGGAATAGCCCACCCGTTTCGGATCGGTAACCCAATCGGGACAGGCTGTCACTGGGAATTCCCTGTCGAATCCATTAATGTCGTTGATTTTATAGAAGTTTGGAATTCCACAAGACCAGGGTCGAAAGCCTATAATCAGCGGGCCTTTTTATATTGGACAGACTTGTTGAATAAAGGCTATAGAATAACAGCAACTGCAGGAAGGGATTGGCATCATAATGAAGAAATAAATCCTTTACCTGCAATTACGTATGTACAAATGTCTCAAGGCAGTGCAGCAAAAGATACGTTCAGAACTGCTTTTTTACAGTCTATCCGTGGAGGGCGAATCAGTATTTCATATGGAAAACCACTTGAACTTATCGTAAAGCACGAGGACATGACTTATAGTGTTGGTGATGTACTTGATAGAGTGGAAAATCAACCGTTAATTGTACAAGTTTCATCAGAGGGATGGGAATATAATAGCCGCATTGATAGTAATAATGCTGTCTTGGTTATAGTAACAAATACTGGAGAAATACTACATGGCAGCCCTGGGCTGTTACAACTTCAAGCTGAAATAAAGGAAACAGATGTAAAATGGATTCGATCAGAATTATATGCTTCCATTGATAATGGCACCCCAGAGCTGGTCGCTTTTACTAATCCTATTTATATAAGGTGAAATACCTGTAGTTAAGAAATGAGTAGGATGAGTCCGCTAGGGAGCCAGACTCATCCTATTCATTTCCAGTTTCGTTTAGAAAAAATAGTCTGCATACTCCCGTTCTATTTCCTGCATGAATCCTATTCAAACTACAATTCCTTCTTCAAAAATATCATTTTATTATGCTTACAATTAAGTGTTAGGACAAAGTCTACTTCTTTGACAAAATAAACTTACTAATGGTAAGTTAGTTATTATATACAATTTGTAAATATACATTATGAGGAGTGAAATAAAAATGTCACAATTAGAACAAGTTATAAGAAGCCGCAAATCAGTTAGGGCCTATGACCCTGAATTTAAAATAGAAAAGAAAGAACTGGAAGAAATTTTAGAAATTGCTTCTAGTGCACCTTCCTCAAGTAATTTACAAGCTTGGAGATTTATTGTTATCCAAGATCAAGAGAAGAAAAAGGAATTAGTACCATTTGGAAACAACCAAGCTGCAATTGATGCATCCTCGGCTATTATCGCAGTAATTGGAGATGCAGAAGCATATAAAAATGCTCAGGAAATTTATGCACAAAACGTTGATCTAGGCTATATGGAACAAGCTATTGCTGAGACATATGCTACTAATACATATAATTCCTATTCTAAGCTTCCACAGCAAGTGTTATCTCAATTTGCTAGCTATGATGCTGGATTAATCTCTATGCAAATTCTTTTATTAGCAAAAGATCGTGGATATGACACGTTAGTTATGGGCGGATTTGATAAAGTGGATTTTGCAAAGCGATTTGAATTACCAGAGAATCAATTCCCAATCGCACTTATTGCTCTTGGAAAAGCAAAAGCGCCTGCATTTAATTCTAGTCGTTTACCTCTCGAAAAAATTGTGACGTTTTATTGATAATAAAGAAAGGCTATTTGCATGAGAAGACTATTCTGAGTAAATAGTCTTTTTTTTGTAAAATATTGTTGTTTTTACAGTAATCACACTTTTTACTGTTCATAATTTGTGGCTCAGTCACTTTGGCGGGAAAGCCTGACATGGATTTGTTTATGAGTTTTTAGAAAAAGAAGGTAATTTAGTTTTTGTGAAAGAAGTTATAGAAAAGGAGGTAATCGTGTGGGCTATGTATCTGATTTAAGAAAAATAATTGGTAAACACCCAATTATTACGGTCGGTGCGACCATCATTATTGTGAATGAGCAGGGAGAAATTCTATTCCAGCATCGGTCCGATACACTTGATTGGGGATTGCCGGGAGGAGCATTAGAGCTAACTGAAACACTAGAAGAAACTGCATTGAGAGAGTTAAAGGAAGAAACAGGTCTATTGTCAGAAGAGTTTGCGTTAATTGCTGCTTTTTCAGGGCCGGATTATTACTACCGTTATCCAAATGGTGATGAGACATATAGTGTGATTCATTTGTATCACGGAAAAAGGGTAAGCGGCCAGCTTGAAATGACTGATGGAGAAAGCTTGGACCTTCAATACTTCGCAAAAGATAAACTACCTGAAAAAATAGAAAAGCGGGCGAAAGCTTTATTAAGTGCTGCAGGTGATAAGCTTTGGAAGCTTGAATCTTCTTTTTCAAAAGGTGGTAGGAAAACTGAATAAGTTAAATTTATTATTAAAAATGATTATCACTGTATTAGGAGTCTTTTTAATCATCAAATCAGATCATCATAGTTCCTTGTATGTGTTTTTTGTTGTTATTGTAATTGGATATCTTATCTA is part of the Niallia taxi genome and harbors:
- a CDS encoding NUDIX hydrolase, with translation MGYVSDLRKIIGKHPIITVGATIIIVNEQGEILFQHRSDTLDWGLPGGALELTETLEETALRELKEETGLLSEEFALIAAFSGPDYYYRYPNGDETYSVIHLYHGKRVSGQLEMTDGESLDLQYFAKDKLPEKIEKRAKALLSAAGDKLWKLESSFSKGGRKTE
- a CDS encoding CehA/McbA family metallohydrolase; its protein translation is MREKEDHILFEINSTLTNKSTQSHIQHSFFVPEDTDEIYVDFSFDPPHQTDINENNRLSEEAATYYEAKLSQNELIRNLLTISIDDADGFRGARHYHSPIQHHMLSEFNSTAGFLNKRNPAGLWSVTVSIHALVTESCTYKLRIYKRHHLGSETVIPWQDRPLNKQIIDNDSSIPAYPPLEGPVRWVPSELHTHTFHSDGKQSLLEMVEAAKEMGLKAVVMTDHNTISPFEGIEQAEDQTGLNILYGLEWTTFYGHLLTIGYDSPAYTDWRVIGPLDIEKGIKSIRHHGALVGIAHPFRIGNPIGTGCHWEFPVESINVVDFIEVWNSTRPGSKAYNQRAFLYWTDLLNKGYRITATAGRDWHHNEEINPLPAITYVQMSQGSAAKDTFRTAFLQSIRGGRISISYGKPLELIVKHEDMTYSVGDVLDRVENQPLIVQVSSEGWEYNSRIDSNNAVLVIVTNTGEILHGSPGLLQLQAEIKETDVKWIRSELYASIDNGTPELVAFTNPIYIR
- a CDS encoding nitroreductase family protein encodes the protein MSQLEQVIRSRKSVRAYDPEFKIEKKELEEILEIASSAPSSSNLQAWRFIVIQDQEKKKELVPFGNNQAAIDASSAIIAVIGDAEAYKNAQEIYAQNVDLGYMEQAIAETYATNTYNSYSKLPQQVLSQFASYDAGLISMQILLLAKDRGYDTLVMGGFDKVDFAKRFELPENQFPIALIALGKAKAPAFNSSRLPLEKIVTFY
- a CDS encoding ABC transporter permease; the encoded protein is MSREVALKESFVIQKKTKLAVLGIGLVMPSFLTLLVLVIYPVALAIMESFQNEEDAFSLENYQYIFTEPLILQSIQHTLVITFISCLLTLGLSYILAIYLNFSNSIFSKIINKLYFIPLFIPGVIAIYGFLNFYRDNGWVARIIGENNMPSIIYDMKGLLMINVWFNIPFTTMLLLSALQAIPRSVIESAKDTGASKLRLFIHFILPLSYKTMLVALTFLFMGLIGSFTAPFLIDRNAPQMLGVSMQQHFSVYNEIGQSSALAVFMFVLCSIVGYVYIQNNMKKTKKDMF